One genomic segment of Ignavibacteriota bacterium includes these proteins:
- a CDS encoding alpha/beta hydrolase, with protein MKLNKYFIVPGLGNSGSNHWQTFFEKSELNCKRINQLEWNSPICEDWIQTIDKEIMQHNLNDCVIIGHSLGCATIVHWAIKYKRIIKGALLVAPSDLEAENYTFPAKGFSPIPREKMNFKTIIVASNNDKWIKIERAKYFAECWGSEFINIGNAGHINVDSGYGNWYEGIEILKKI; from the coding sequence ATGAAGTTGAACAAATATTTTATAGTCCCGGGTTTAGGTAATTCTGGATCAAATCATTGGCAAACATTTTTTGAAAAATCAGAACTGAATTGCAAAAGAATTAATCAATTAGAGTGGAATTCGCCAATATGTGAAGATTGGATACAAACAATTGATAAAGAAATTATGCAACATAATTTAAATGATTGTGTAATTATTGGACATAGTTTAGGTTGTGCAACAATAGTACATTGGGCAATCAAATATAAGCGAATTATAAAAGGTGCACTACTTGTGGCACCAAGTGATTTGGAAGCGGAAAATTATACTTTCCCTGCAAAAGGATTTTCCCCAATACCAAGAGAAAAAATGAATTTTAAAACTATAATTGTAGCAAGCAATAACGATAAGTGGATAAAAATTGAAAGAGCAAAATATTTTGCGGAATGTTGGGGGAGTGAGTTTATTAATATTGGAAATGCTGGACATATAAATGTTGATTCTGGTTATGGCAACTGGTATGAGGGAATCGAAATATTAAAGAAAATTTAA